In Streptomyces sp. NBC_00483, a single window of DNA contains:
- a CDS encoding class I SAM-dependent methyltransferase: MNTQTPPTPAPDNTAERCALWRAMHVQVDEAPHVLEDEVGLRLLAPAPDWRERPDMEPTATRGFRAAMVSRARFIEDLVERESERGVDQYVILGAGLDTLAQRRPELAARLDIYEVDQPGPQSWKRARLEALGYGVPPRLHLVPVDFEARESWWDGLTAAGFDPRRPALVVSTGVAMYLTREATAATLEQIAKLAPGSTLALSFILPADLLDEADRSGMETSKKGASASGTPFLSFYVPEDMLTLARKAGFATTRHVPGTELGTRYFTTRKDALRPSSGEDFLVATT; encoded by the coding sequence GTGAACACGCAGACACCCCCGACCCCCGCCCCCGACAACACCGCGGAGCGCTGCGCCCTGTGGCGGGCGATGCACGTCCAGGTCGACGAGGCGCCGCACGTACTGGAGGACGAGGTGGGCCTGCGTCTGCTCGCCCCCGCCCCCGACTGGCGCGAGCGCCCCGACATGGAGCCGACCGCGACCCGCGGCTTCCGGGCCGCGATGGTCTCGCGGGCCCGCTTCATCGAGGACCTCGTGGAGCGGGAGTCGGAGCGCGGCGTCGACCAGTACGTCATCCTCGGCGCGGGCCTGGACACGCTGGCCCAGCGCCGCCCGGAACTCGCCGCCCGCCTCGACATCTACGAGGTCGACCAGCCGGGCCCGCAGTCCTGGAAGCGCGCCCGCCTCGAAGCACTCGGCTACGGGGTCCCGCCCCGCCTGCACCTCGTCCCCGTCGACTTCGAGGCGCGGGAGTCCTGGTGGGACGGGCTCACGGCGGCCGGCTTCGATCCGCGCCGCCCGGCGCTCGTCGTCTCGACGGGGGTCGCCATGTACCTCACCCGCGAGGCCACGGCCGCCACCCTGGAGCAGATCGCGAAGCTGGCCCCGGGCTCGACCCTGGCGCTCTCCTTCATCCTCCCGGCGGATCTCCTCGACGAGGCGGACCGGTCGGGCATGGAGACCAGCAAGAAGGGCGCGAGCGCCTCCGGCACGCCCTTCCTCAGCTTCTACGTTCCCGAGGACATGCTCACCCTGGCCCGCAAGGCCGGCTTCGCGACCACCCGCCACGTACCGGGCACGGAGCTCGGGACCCGCTACTTCACAACCCGCAAGGACGCCCTGCGCCCGTCGAGCGGCGAGGACTTCTTGGTGGCCACTACCTGA
- a CDS encoding helix-turn-helix transcriptional regulator, with protein MDTVAESHLTHLRRLRAAKDVMDRDWADETLDLDAVASRAGYSRSHFVRVFKTAYGRTPGQYLSQRRIERAAEMLRTCDLSITEICHLVGFAGLGTFTTRFKQHMGQTPGEYRRSKIARGAALIPGCYALLWAGGFHPTKDSGTSDSATSDSKTKDSNSEEAD; from the coding sequence ATGGACACCGTCGCCGAAAGCCACCTCACACACCTCCGCCGGCTCCGCGCCGCCAAGGACGTGATGGACCGCGACTGGGCCGACGAGACCCTGGACCTGGATGCGGTGGCGTCCCGCGCCGGCTACTCGCGCTCGCACTTCGTCCGCGTCTTCAAGACGGCCTACGGGCGGACCCCCGGCCAGTACCTCTCCCAGCGCCGCATCGAACGCGCGGCGGAGATGCTGCGCACCTGCGACCTGAGCATCACCGAGATCTGCCACCTGGTCGGCTTCGCCGGCCTCGGCACGTTCACGACGCGCTTCAAGCAGCACATGGGCCAGACCCCTGGCGAGTACCGCCGGTCGAAGATCGCCCGCGGCGCCGCACTCATCCCCGGCTGCTACGCCCTGCTGTGGGCAGGCGGCTTCCACCCCACCAAAGACAGCGGGACCAGCGACAGCGCGACCAGCGACAGCAAGACCAAAGACAGCAATTCTGAAGAAGCCGACTGA
- a CDS encoding threonine/serine ThrE exporter family protein, with amino-acid sequence MPSRTRPAATFDRADPWLTKALPRLRGIEPIRSYGYGGELLHDDGRADMEAYGARVAELATRLGEALLSYGASAEEAVAGMLVVAETYGLSYCEPSVTLASVSLSAHAPGELTPLHANRVIRRHATDFRTLGRIHALVERISAGQLGLDEARAAIARILDAPAERGRWAVWRVPVQTGFVAAGGGIAFGGGALASVCAFFAGLLGALLSGWLGRHGVPAFYRSAVAAMPTAVLAVAISHSAPPTTVQSVVVAGVLGLLPTVTFVSAVQDALTGHYLTALGRLFDAMLVFAAVVTGVVAVLGVGRLVGFEAPVVPTAERAEYLGAPVVGAAVFSMAVAARARTPRRDWLPAALLGLVGFVVAAEFAVLGLPSLVGTAVVAAGVGCAAHAVARRRRESALPLVVPGIAPLLPGSALYVALAALASGRTTTGVGGLVHAAAVTLAIAVGVGLAGEAAQLGRRVRGAGSPGSGVVAPRRGPRHGALPRTPLLNRRRGLIMPRR; translated from the coding sequence ATGCCTTCGAGGACCCGCCCCGCCGCCACCTTCGACCGCGCCGACCCCTGGCTGACCAAAGCGCTGCCCCGGCTGCGCGGCATCGAGCCGATCAGAAGTTACGGGTACGGCGGCGAGCTGCTGCACGACGACGGGCGGGCCGACATGGAGGCCTACGGCGCGCGCGTCGCCGAGCTCGCGACGCGGCTCGGGGAGGCGCTCCTGTCGTACGGGGCCTCCGCCGAGGAGGCGGTCGCCGGGATGCTCGTCGTCGCCGAGACGTACGGGCTCAGCTACTGCGAGCCGAGTGTCACGCTCGCCTCCGTGTCGCTGTCCGCGCACGCGCCCGGTGAACTCACGCCGCTGCACGCGAACCGGGTGATCCGTAGGCACGCCACCGACTTCCGTACGTTGGGGCGCATCCACGCCCTCGTCGAGCGGATCAGCGCCGGGCAGCTCGGGCTCGACGAGGCGCGGGCCGCGATCGCGCGGATCCTCGACGCGCCGGCGGAGCGGGGGAGGTGGGCGGTGTGGCGCGTGCCGGTGCAGACCGGGTTCGTGGCCGCGGGCGGTGGTATAGCTTTCGGTGGTGGCGCGCTCGCGTCGGTGTGCGCGTTCTTCGCCGGGCTGCTGGGTGCGCTGCTGAGCGGCTGGTTGGGGCGCCATGGCGTGCCCGCGTTCTACCGGTCGGCCGTCGCCGCGATGCCGACCGCCGTGCTGGCCGTCGCGATCAGTCACAGTGCGCCGCCGACGACCGTGCAGTCCGTCGTGGTCGCCGGGGTGCTGGGGCTGCTGCCGACCGTCACCTTCGTCAGCGCCGTGCAGGACGCGCTCACCGGGCACTATCTGACCGCGCTCGGGCGGCTCTTCGACGCGATGCTGGTGTTCGCCGCGGTGGTCACCGGCGTGGTGGCCGTGCTCGGTGTGGGGCGGCTCGTCGGGTTCGAGGCGCCGGTCGTGCCGACGGCGGAACGGGCCGAGTATCTGGGGGCGCCCGTCGTGGGCGCCGCCGTGTTCTCGATGGCCGTGGCGGCGCGGGCGCGGACGCCGCGGCGGGACTGGTTGCCCGCGGCGCTGCTCGGGCTCGTCGGGTTCGTGGTGGCGGCCGAGTTCGCGGTCCTCGGGCTTCCCTCGCTCGTCGGTACGGCGGTGGTGGCGGCCGGGGTCGGGTGCGCCGCGCATGCCGTGGCCCGGCGGAGGCGGGAGTCGGCGCTGCCGCTCGTCGTTCCTGGAATCGCGCCGTTGCTGCCGGGCAGTGCGTTGTACGTGGCGTTGGCCGCGCTTGCCTCCGGGCGGACCACGACAGGGGTCGGGGGGCTTGTGCATGCGGCGGCGGTGACGTTGGCGATTGCGGTGGGGGTGGGCCTTGCGGGGGAGGCCGCGCAGCTTGGGCGGAGGGTTCGGGGGGCGGGTTCCCCAGGTTCCGGTGTTGTGGCGCCGCGACGGGGGCCACGTCACGGGGCTCTGCCCCGGACCCCGCTGCTCAATCGCCGCAGGGGCTTGATAATGCCGCGGCGCTAG
- a CDS encoding VOC family protein, whose protein sequence is MIKGVGITTIWTLDQERTKTFFTEKLGMELRTDMSMGDSRWITVGAKDQPEFELALMRPDGHGVDPESARALTELVTKGILGGGALRTDDCRGDYETFKARGVEFLQEPKERPYGIEAVFRDDNGNWYSLTERNEELDLTKEWA, encoded by the coding sequence ATGATCAAAGGCGTCGGCATCACCACCATCTGGACGCTCGACCAAGAGCGTACGAAGACGTTCTTCACCGAGAAGCTCGGCATGGAGCTCCGCACCGACATGTCCATGGGCGACTCCCGCTGGATCACCGTCGGCGCCAAGGACCAGCCGGAGTTCGAGCTCGCGCTCATGCGCCCCGACGGCCACGGCGTCGACCCCGAGTCCGCCCGCGCCCTCACCGAACTGGTCACCAAGGGCATCCTCGGCGGCGGCGCCCTTCGCACCGACGACTGCCGCGGCGACTACGAGACGTTCAAGGCGCGCGGCGTCGAGTTCCTCCAGGAACCGAAGGAACGCCCGTACGGCATCGAGGCCGTCTTCCGCGACGACAACGGCAACTGGTACTCGCTGACCGAGCGCAACGAGGAACTCGACCTCACCAAGGAGTGGGCGTGA
- a CDS encoding TetR/AcrR family transcriptional regulator produces the protein MTTNADSPKPTRRRAPAGAAVLREDVTEAIRAAVFEELASVGYARMSIEGIARRAGVGKTAVYRRWKSKLHLVLDLVSAIAVQGLPAPDTGSLEADLRLLYEVTSRALRHPVAGQIIPDLQAEAARNPEIAEALQKALREGQHGVASGIVRAAVERGELSSGLDEELALDLISGPLYWRTLVVRTPKLPKGHLKKLSVATAAALKAL, from the coding sequence ATGACGACCAACGCCGACTCCCCCAAGCCGACGCGCCGCCGGGCCCCCGCCGGCGCGGCCGTCCTGCGCGAGGACGTGACGGAAGCCATCCGCGCGGCCGTCTTCGAGGAGCTGGCCTCGGTCGGCTACGCGCGCATGTCCATCGAGGGCATCGCGCGCCGCGCGGGCGTCGGCAAGACGGCGGTCTACCGCCGCTGGAAGTCCAAGCTCCACCTGGTCCTCGACCTGGTCTCGGCGATCGCCGTGCAGGGCCTGCCCGCGCCGGACACGGGCTCCCTGGAGGCCGACCTCCGCCTCCTCTACGAGGTCACGTCACGCGCGCTGCGCCACCCCGTGGCCGGCCAGATCATCCCGGACCTCCAGGCGGAGGCGGCCCGCAACCCGGAGATCGCCGAGGCCCTTCAGAAGGCGCTGCGCGAGGGGCAGCACGGGGTGGCGAGCGGCATCGTACGAGCGGCGGTGGAGCGCGGAGAGCTGAGCTCGGGCCTCGACGAAGAGCTCGCGCTCGACCTCATCTCGGGCCCGCTGTACTGGCGCACGCTGGTGGTGCGCACGCCGAAGCTGCCGAAGGGGCATCTGAAGAAGCTGTCGGTGGCGACGGCGGCGGCGCTGAAGGCGCTGTGA
- a CDS encoding ABC transporter ATP-binding protein produces MAEHINDQRIPTVIADGVDIVYRVNGTGAGRGAATAALSRILGGRKKAEKRAGVRKVHAVKNVSFTAYRGEAIGLIGTNGSGKSTLLKAVAGLLPTENGHIYTDGQPSLLGVNAALMNDLTGERNVRLGGLAMGMSREQVRDRYDEIVDFSGINEKGDFVTLPMRTYSSGMAARLRFSIAVAKEHDVLLIDEALATGDRAFQKRSEQRIKELRKRAGTVFLVSHSNKSIRDTCDRVLWLERGELRMDGPTEDVLKEYEAFTNAAADAGKPKPKKAKAPVAA; encoded by the coding sequence GTGGCTGAGCACATCAACGACCAGCGGATTCCCACCGTCATCGCCGACGGCGTCGACATCGTCTACCGCGTCAACGGGACCGGCGCGGGCCGTGGCGCCGCGACCGCCGCCCTGAGCCGCATCCTCGGCGGCCGGAAGAAGGCCGAGAAGCGGGCCGGGGTGCGGAAGGTGCACGCCGTGAAGAACGTGTCCTTCACCGCCTACCGAGGCGAGGCCATCGGGCTCATCGGGACCAACGGGTCCGGTAAATCAACCCTGTTGAAGGCCGTCGCCGGGCTGCTGCCCACCGAGAACGGGCACATCTACACCGACGGGCAGCCCTCCCTGCTCGGCGTGAACGCGGCCCTCATGAACGACCTCACCGGCGAGCGCAACGTGCGGCTCGGCGGGCTCGCGATGGGCATGTCGCGCGAGCAGGTGCGGGACCGGTACGACGAGATCGTCGACTTCTCCGGGATCAACGAGAAGGGCGACTTCGTGACGTTGCCGATGCGGACCTATTCGTCCGGCATGGCGGCGCGGCTGCGGTTCTCCATCGCCGTCGCGAAGGAGCATGACGTGCTGCTCATCGATGAGGCGCTCGCCACCGGTGACCGTGCTTTCCAGAAGCGGTCCGAGCAGCGCATCAAGGAGCTGCGCAAGCGCGCGGGCACCGTCTTCCTCGTCAGCCACAGCAACAAGTCCATCCGCGACACCTGCGACCGGGTGCTGTGGCTGGAGCGCGGAGAGCTGCGGATGGACGGGCCGACCGAGGACGTCCTCAAGGAGTACGAGGCGTTCACCAACGCCGCCGCCGATGCCGGCAAGCCCAAGCCGAAGAAGGCCAAGGCGCCCGTCGCCGCCTGA
- a CDS encoding ABC transporter permease: MSQVLDAPPPQEAPRSTPEDPAALAARYGLSVSGARPSLSAYVRQLWQRRHFISSFSTAKLTAQYSRAKLGQVWQVLTPLLNAAVYYFIFGKLMGTSRGVPDFIPFLVTGVFVWTFTQSSVMAGTRAISGNLGLVRALHFPRASLPVSFCLQQLQQLLFSMCALVVILLATGVPPAPSWLLVVPALALQFVFNTGLALIMARMGSKTPDLAQLMPFLLRTWMYTSGVMWSLTKLTDGQDVPSYVRTLLQLNPAAAYIDLMRFALIDSFTADQLPPHIWALAAGWALLVGVGGFIYFWKAEETYGRG, translated from the coding sequence GTGAGCCAGGTCCTGGACGCGCCTCCCCCGCAGGAGGCACCGCGGTCCACCCCCGAGGATCCGGCGGCCCTCGCCGCCCGGTACGGGCTGAGCGTCAGCGGCGCGCGGCCCTCGCTGTCCGCGTACGTACGCCAGCTGTGGCAGCGCAGGCACTTCATCTCGTCCTTCTCCACCGCCAAGCTCACCGCCCAGTACAGCCGGGCGAAGCTCGGGCAGGTCTGGCAGGTACTGACGCCGCTGCTGAACGCGGCGGTGTACTACTTCATCTTCGGCAAGCTCATGGGCACCAGCAGGGGTGTGCCGGACTTCATCCCGTTCCTGGTCACGGGCGTGTTCGTGTGGACGTTCACGCAGTCGTCGGTGATGGCGGGGACGCGGGCGATCTCCGGGAACCTCGGGCTCGTCCGGGCCCTGCACTTCCCGCGGGCCTCGCTGCCGGTCTCGTTCTGCCTTCAGCAGCTCCAGCAGTTGCTGTTCTCCATGTGCGCGCTCGTGGTCATCCTGCTGGCGACGGGCGTGCCGCCGGCGCCGTCCTGGCTGCTCGTGGTGCCCGCGCTCGCGCTTCAGTTCGTGTTCAACACCGGGCTCGCGCTGATCATGGCGCGGATGGGTTCGAAGACCCCGGACCTCGCGCAGCTGATGCCGTTCCTGCTGCGTACGTGGATGTACACGTCCGGCGTGATGTGGAGCCTGACCAAGCTGACGGACGGGCAGGACGTCCCGTCGTACGTACGGACGCTGCTCCAGCTCAATCCGGCCGCCGCCTACATCGACCTGATGCGCTTCGCGCTCATCGACAGCTTCACCGCGGATCAACTGCCGCCGCACATCTGGGCGTTGGCGGCCGGATGGGCGCTGCTCGTCGGGGTCGGCGGGTTCATCTACTTCTGGAAGGCCGAGGAGACGTACGGACGTGGCTGA